The following are encoded together in the Deltaproteobacteria bacterium genome:
- a CDS encoding YihA family ribosome biogenesis GTP-binding protein: MSVPRVRVTEARFLGAAAQPGAEPVAGLPEVAIAGRSNVGKSSLLNRLVGRRGLARTSATPGRTRQLNFFVVNERFVLADLPGYGFAVGPERERVAWGPLVEGYLRRRPTLRGVVLIVDVRRGLEAEEEQVLAFVAAVALPAAVVATKLDKLARSAARAALERIAAQMTGGVPVVGFSARSGEGRDALWRIIGDWIARPPRRPAGI, translated from the coding sequence CTGAGCGTTCCGCGCGTGCGGGTCACCGAGGCCCGCTTCCTCGGCGCGGCCGCGCAGCCCGGCGCCGAGCCGGTGGCCGGACTGCCCGAGGTGGCGATCGCCGGGCGGTCCAACGTCGGCAAGTCCTCGTTGCTGAACCGACTCGTCGGGCGGCGCGGGCTCGCGCGGACGAGTGCGACGCCCGGGCGGACCCGGCAGCTCAACTTCTTCGTGGTGAACGAGCGCTTCGTGCTGGCCGACCTCCCCGGCTACGGCTTTGCCGTCGGTCCCGAGCGCGAGCGCGTCGCCTGGGGCCCGCTCGTCGAGGGCTACCTGCGCCGGCGGCCGACGCTGCGCGGCGTCGTGCTGATCGTCGACGTGCGGCGCGGTCTCGAGGCGGAGGAGGAGCAGGTCCTCGCCTTCGTCGCCGCCGTGGCGCTGCCGGCCGCCGTGGTCGCGACCAAGCTCGACAAGCTCGCCCGCAGCGCGGCACGCGCCGCCCTCGAGCGCATCGCCGCCCAGATGACGGGCGGTGTCCCGGTCGTCGGCTTCTCGGCGCGCAGCGGCGAGGGGCGGGACGCGCTCTGGCGCATTATCGGGGATTGGATCGCTCGCCCGCCGCGGCGGCCAGCCGGGATCTGA